The sequence ACCTATGAGTTATCCGAAGACATTTTGCCCACTCCCTTGGCTCCATCAGGCCTCTTATACGGATGGCTCGCTCCTGCTCTGTTGTGTCTCCGCCAATGACTCCAAACTCAATCTCAATCGCGATAGCATCAATGACTCTTTTAATTCCAAGTATTGGAGGAATATCCGCAAAGCGATGATGGCCGGCGAGAGACCCGCCAGCTGTCAGCGTTGTTGGATCGAAGAGGAAAACAAGTACAAATCCCTCCGGCTCCACGAAATTGAAGTCTGGGAGCAACGTTTAGGAAAACAAAAGCTGAATGATTTGCTGCTCCAAACTCAGGCTGACGGTCGCCTTTTACAAGGTCCGATCTCTATGGATTTACGCATTGGAAATACCTGCAATCTCCAATGCGTAATGTGTCGACCTCATGATTCTAAAAAATGGCTCGGTTTATCGCAAAAGCTCGCGACCCAAGCCAAAACTTCCACCCTCAAGAAAGATATGAATTGGAAAAATTCAATCGATCTTAAAAATTATGATTGGCAGGATAACGAGTTGGTCTGGAGCGAACTCAGAGATTTAGCCCCCACTCTTCAGCAACTGATCATTGGTGGCGGCGAACCGATGTTGCTCAACGGACATTTTGAGTTTCTCAAATATTGTGTGGATAATAGCTACGCTTCCAGAATAGTCCTCCGTTACCACACCAACCTCACCGTTTTAAACAGAGATCACATTGGACTCTGGAAACACTTTAAGGAGGTTCAGTTTTTCGCGAGTATCGACGGTCTCCGAGAACAAAACCATTATCTCCGCTATCCTGCCGAATGGTCTGCTATCGAAAGTAACCTCAATTATTTAGATAAAGTTTACTATAACAATATTAATGTCATGATTCTATTTTCGGCGCACTTTCTAAGCCTCTACAACTTAGTTGATTTCGCAAAATGGGTTGAAGGTAAAAACTTTAAAAAAATCAATAAGACCTATGGCGGAAACATCCATCCTGGCATTGTCATGCAACCCGAGTACCTCAGTCCTCGCGTTTTACCTCCACCAATCAAACAAAAGATCACCGAAAAAATACTCACCTTCGAAAGTCAGGCAAAAAATAAGTCCAACAAACTGTCGGGGCTGGTTTCTTTTATGAACGAGAAAGACGAAAGCCATCACTTACCCGCGGTGCTCGAATACATAAATCTTCTCGATAAAAATAGAAATACGAACTTTGCAGAGACCTTTCCGGAAT comes from Bdellovibrionales bacterium and encodes:
- a CDS encoding twitch domain-containing radical SAM protein, with amino-acid sequence MSYPKTFCPLPWLHQASYTDGSLLLCCVSANDSKLNLNRDSINDSFNSKYWRNIRKAMMAGERPASCQRCWIEEENKYKSLRLHEIEVWEQRLGKQKLNDLLLQTQADGRLLQGPISMDLRIGNTCNLQCVMCRPHDSKKWLGLSQKLATQAKTSTLKKDMNWKNSIDLKNYDWQDNELVWSELRDLAPTLQQLIIGGGEPMLLNGHFEFLKYCVDNSYASRIVLRYHTNLTVLNRDHIGLWKHFKEVQFFASIDGLREQNHYLRYPAEWSAIESNLNYLDKVYYNNINVMILFSAHFLSLYNLVDFAKWVEGKNFKKINKTYGGNIHPGIVMQPEYLSPRVLPPPIKQKITEKILTFESQAKNKSNKLSGLVSFMNEKDESHHLPAVLEYINLLDKNRNTNFAETFPEFYDALKPYFSDSRPGSLKSWISRLANTNA